One Mycolicibacterium doricum genomic window, CATGGTCTCCGGGACCTCTGAGGTCTCCAGGACCGGATTGACCACCACCCCGCGGCGCCGGCCCGCACGGCCGCGCAAATCCGGGCAGTCGTAGACGAACACCCGCTTTGAGACACCGATCTGGTTGGCGGCCAAGCCGACACCGTTGGCGGCGTCCATCGTCTCGTAGAGATCGCGGATGAGATCGGCCACCTCGGCGGGCAGCGATCCGTCCTCACCCACGGGAATCGGGGTGGTCTCGGTGCGGAGGACGGGGTCTCCCACGATGCGGATCGGAACGACTGCCACGACGAGCAGCTTAGTGAGCCGACTCGCCCGCATCGGTGACGCCTCAACTCTTGCAGCCGTGATTGAATGAGCGCCGAACCGCATGGATGTCATTTCGAGTGTCGGAGGGTCCGAGGAGCAATATGGACGGCGCCATGGCGCAGACTGAGCAATCCGGCGACGACTCTGATCTGCCTGCAGGACTGACCAGGCGCGAATTCGACATCTTGGCGTTCGAGCGCCAGTGGTGGAAATACGCGGGCAGCAAAGAAGACGCCATCAAAGAGCTGTTCTCGATGTCGGCCACCCGCTACTACCAGGTGCTCAACGCGCTCGTCGACCGGCCGGAGGCGCTGGCGGCCGATCCTATGCTGGTGAAACGCCTGCGCCGGTTACGGGCCAGCCGGCAGAAGGCGCGGGCCGCGCGCCGGTTGGGCTTCGAGGTCACCTGACCCCGCGCGTCGTGGGGGGCGCGACGACCCGCTCGATAGAGTGGGGCGTGATGAACCAGCGAGAATCCTCCGGACTTCCTCTGCGCGCCATCGTGATGGTGCTGCTCTTCCTCGGCATCGTCTTCCTGTTGGTGGGGTTCCAGGCGCTGGGATCGGATGATTCGTCGGGCGACGAAACCACGGTCGCCACCACGACGACCGCCACACCGTCGCCGGACCCGTCCCCACCGGCCGACGCGCGTCCCGAGGTGCGGGTGTTCAACATCTCCGACGTGGCAGGCGCCGCCGAGGGCGTGGCGACCCGGTTGCGTGACGAGGGCTGGACCGTTGCCGAAACCGGCAACCTGACCCTCGAAGATGTCACCGCGACGACCGTCTACTTCGGCGACGGAGAGCAAGAGGCCGCCGAAGATGTGGGTCGACTGCTGGAGGCGCCGGTCGAGCCGCGGGTGCCTGCGCTGGCCGAACAACCACCAGGCGTCATCGTGGCAGTTACCGGTTAGGCTCTCGACCATGCTCAAGTCCGGTCTCACATCCGCCGCCGTCGCCGCCGTGCTCGCCGTTCCCGCGCTCGTACTGAGCGCCTGCACCCCCAATGAGCCGGTGTCCAGCGAGCCGGGCACCACGCCGTCGGTGTGGACCGGTTCACCGTCGCCGTCGGCGCCTCCCGGCGAAGGGGACGCGGGCGCAAGCGGCTCGGGAGGCCGCGGCGAGGGCGGCCAGAAGCTGACCGCCGAACTCAAGAACCCCGACGGCACCACCGTGGCGACCGCGGAGTTCGACTTCAGCGGCGGCTACGCCACCGTCACCGTCCAGACGGTCGCTTCGGGCCAGCTCCAACCCGGGTTCCACGGGATGCACGTCCACGAGGTCGGCAAGTGTGAGCCCAACTCCGTTGCTCCCAGCGGGGGCGCGCCGGGCGACTTCAACTCCGCGGGCGGGCACTTCCAGACCGAGGGGAAGAGCGGGCCTCCGGCCAGCGGTGACCTCACCTCACTGCAGGTCCGCGAGGACGGTTCGGCGATGGTCGTGACCACCACCGACTCGTTCACCGCCGAGGACCTCACCTCGGGTGAGGGCACCGCGATCATCATCCACGAGAAGGCCGACAACTTCGCCAACATCCCGCCGGAGCGCTACAACCAGGTCAACGGAACCCCGGGCCCGGACCAGACGACCATGGCCACCGGTGACGCCGGTGGGCGGGTGGCGTGCGGTGTCATCCGTCCCACCGAGTAGTCGCATCGACTTCGCCGGGTCACCCCGGCCCACCGTCGGCGTCGAATGGGAGTTCGCGCTCGTCGACGCCCACACCCGTGACCTGAGCAACGAGGCGGCCGTCGTCATCGCCGAGATCGGCGACACCCCGCATGTGCACAAGGAGCTGCTGCGCAACACCGTCGAGGTGGTCACCGGAATCTGTGAGAACTCCGGTGAGGCGATGGCCGATCTGCGCGACACCCTGCAGACCGTCCGGCGGATCGTGCGGGACCGCGGCATGGAGTTGTTCTGTGCCGGCACACACCCGTTCGGCAACTGGTCGACACAGCAGCTGACCGACGCACCGCGCTACGCGGAGCTGATCAAGCGCACGCAGTGGTGGGGCAGGCAGATGCTGATCTGGGGGGTGCACGTGCACGTCGGGGTGTCGTCGGCGCACAAGGTCATGCCGATCATCTCTTCGCTGCTCAACCAGTACCCGCACCTGCTGGCGCTGTCGGCGTCCTCGCCGTACTGGGCCGGCTCGGACACCGGATACGCCAGCAACCGGGCGATGATGTTCCAGCAGTTGCCGACCGCGGGTCTGCCGTTCCAGTTCCGGTCGTGGCCGGAGTTCGAACGCTTCGTCCACGATCAGAAGAAGACCGGGATCATCGACCACATGAACGAGATCCGGTGGGACATCCGGCCCTCGCCGCACCTGGGAACCGTGGAGATCCGCGTCTTCGACGGGGTGTCCAACATCGCCGAACTCGGTTCCCTGGTCGCCTTGACCCACTGCCTGGTCGTCGACCTCGACCGCCGGCTCGATGCCGGCGAGCAGTTGCCGGTCATGCCGCCCTGGCACGTGCAGGAGAACAAGTGGCGGGCCGCGCGCTACGGGCTCGACGCCGAGATCATCCTCGACGCCGACAGCAACGAGCGGTTGGTCACCGAGGATCTCGACGACCTGCTGACCCGGTTGCAGCCGGTGGCGCAATCGCTGGACTGCGCCGA contains:
- the sodC gene encoding superoxide dismutase[Cu-Zn] — encoded protein: MLKSGLTSAAVAAVLAVPALVLSACTPNEPVSSEPGTTPSVWTGSPSPSAPPGEGDAGASGSGGRGEGGQKLTAELKNPDGTTVATAEFDFSGGYATVTVQTVASGQLQPGFHGMHVHEVGKCEPNSVAPSGGAPGDFNSAGGHFQTEGKSGPPASGDLTSLQVREDGSAMVVTTTDSFTAEDLTSGEGTAIIIHEKADNFANIPPERYNQVNGTPGPDQTTMATGDAGGRVACGVIRPTE
- a CDS encoding glutamate--cysteine ligase codes for the protein MSSVPPSSRIDFAGSPRPTVGVEWEFALVDAHTRDLSNEAAVVIAEIGDTPHVHKELLRNTVEVVTGICENSGEAMADLRDTLQTVRRIVRDRGMELFCAGTHPFGNWSTQQLTDAPRYAELIKRTQWWGRQMLIWGVHVHVGVSSAHKVMPIISSLLNQYPHLLALSASSPYWAGSDTGYASNRAMMFQQLPTAGLPFQFRSWPEFERFVHDQKKTGIIDHMNEIRWDIRPSPHLGTVEIRVFDGVSNIAELGSLVALTHCLVVDLDRRLDAGEQLPVMPPWHVQENKWRAARYGLDAEIILDADSNERLVTEDLDDLLTRLQPVAQSLDCADELAGVADIYHRGASYQRQRRVAEENDGDLRTVVDALVAELQL
- a CDS encoding LytR C-terminal domain-containing protein, with amino-acid sequence MNQRESSGLPLRAIVMVLLFLGIVFLLVGFQALGSDDSSGDETTVATTTTATPSPDPSPPADARPEVRVFNISDVAGAAEGVATRLRDEGWTVAETGNLTLEDVTATTVYFGDGEQEAAEDVGRLLEAPVEPRVPALAEQPPGVIVAVTG
- a CDS encoding DUF3263 domain-containing protein, translating into MDGAMAQTEQSGDDSDLPAGLTRREFDILAFERQWWKYAGSKEDAIKELFSMSATRYYQVLNALVDRPEALAADPMLVKRLRRLRASRQKARAARRLGFEVT